The following proteins are co-located in the Nitrospira sp. genome:
- a CDS encoding OsmC family protein: MEVRSKVYTYRTAVKWTGQKKGTITCEGKPDIQVATPPEFKGHDGIWSPEDLYVAAANICLMTTFLAVAERAGLAFTSYQCEAEGRLELVDGKFQVTVITLRPHIALQSGSDAAKAKELIEKAEANCLISNSMKTRVSLEATIN, translated from the coding sequence ATGGAAGTTCGCAGCAAGGTCTATACGTATCGAACGGCGGTGAAGTGGACAGGACAGAAAAAGGGCACGATCACGTGTGAGGGAAAGCCGGATATCCAGGTCGCGACCCCTCCGGAGTTCAAGGGGCATGACGGCATCTGGTCGCCGGAAGACTTGTATGTGGCGGCGGCCAATATTTGCCTGATGACCACATTTCTGGCCGTCGCCGAACGGGCCGGGTTGGCGTTCACGTCCTATCAGTGCGAGGCGGAGGGGCGTCTGGAACTCGTGGACGGAAAGTTTCAGGTCACGGTGATTACGTTACGCCCACACATCGCGCTGCAGTCAGGGAGCGATGCCGCAAAAGCGAAGGAGCTCATTGAAAAGGCGGAAGCCAACTGCCTGATCTCCAACTCGATGAAAACGCGTGTGAGTTTGGAAGCGACCATCAATTAG
- a CDS encoding sugar phosphate nucleotidyltransferase produces MQGRPESGGRRWSIVLAGDERVRMRPTIWRWLGRAAPQQYSRFVGPQSLFQHTLDRTMRFTHPARTLVVVSRGHRGAWAEIGARDPGMVLVQPRDVDTAPGIFLPLTYIRARDPHGRVVISSSDHFVFPEERFLGEVIFAIRAAEKVPTRLLLLAARPTGPETDSGWIKPGGDLAHFITRPIRAVARFVEKPEPALAQLAYLSGALWNTSLMAGNVETIWSLGRRVLPDMMAHFERLGDAINTPKEPEVLRAIYERMPTLNFSRDLLAHVPGDTAVMEMRGLTFHVGRPASEC; encoded by the coding sequence CGGAATCGGGTGGACGGCGCTGGTCCATCGTGCTGGCGGGGGACGAGCGCGTTCGGATGCGGCCGACAATCTGGCGGTGGTTGGGTCGGGCGGCTCCCCAACAATACAGTCGATTCGTGGGCCCTCAATCGCTGTTCCAGCATACGCTCGATCGCACGATGCGATTCACGCATCCGGCGCGCACGCTGGTGGTCGTCAGCCGAGGACACCGTGGGGCCTGGGCGGAGATCGGCGCGCGGGACCCCGGGATGGTCTTGGTGCAGCCACGCGACGTAGACACGGCGCCAGGAATTTTTCTGCCGTTGACCTACATCCGGGCGCGTGATCCTCATGGGAGGGTCGTGATCTCTTCCTCCGATCATTTTGTCTTTCCCGAGGAACGGTTTCTCGGAGAAGTCATCTTTGCCATCCGGGCTGCGGAGAAGGTGCCTACACGTCTGCTGTTGCTCGCGGCACGCCCTACCGGGCCGGAGACGGATTCTGGGTGGATTAAGCCAGGCGGCGATCTGGCCCATTTCATCACTCGTCCGATCCGGGCTGTCGCAAGGTTTGTGGAGAAACCGGAGCCGGCGTTGGCGCAGTTGGCCTATCTCTCCGGCGCCTTGTGGAACACGTCCCTGATGGCGGGGAATGTGGAGACCATCTGGAGTCTTGGCCGGCGGGTACTGCCGGACATGATGGCCCACTTCGAACGGCTTGGTGACGCGATTAATACACCCAAGGAGCCGGAAGTGCTGCGCGCGATTTATGAACGCATGCCGACCCTGAATTTTTCCCGGGATCTCCTGGCGCATGTGCCAGGCGATACGGCGGTAATGGAAATGCGGGGCCTCACGTTCCACGTCGGTCGCCCGGCCTCTGAGTGCTGA
- a CDS encoding universal stress protein → MTTPLVTRILFATDFSDDAGWAQEYARYLATMWNATLDVIHVIEGPHWSSAEAEMFAATAQARAQAARQLDQVRDDLARDGVAAKARLVLGNPTEHICLAAKDTGVELLVLGLQGQTNLLHGLIGSTTEWLVKEGPCPVFAVPGQREGTGGTSSASGRLIRHILAPLDFSSPSLDAVEYAIHLAKGLGAALTLMHVLEPVGYDLDCGLGLIEEETRKRDYWNRQLMDLRDVITSFGLPTDLEISGGLPSDAILACALRRHSDLIVMGTHGRREVSEAQFGSVAQAVLRRATCPIVTVKTHTFAEGHRRVLPSAMRETDSKGVEL, encoded by the coding sequence ATGACTACTCCGCTGGTGACACGGATTCTCTTTGCGACCGACTTTTCGGATGACGCGGGATGGGCGCAGGAGTATGCGAGGTATCTCGCGACGATGTGGAATGCCACGCTGGATGTCATCCATGTGATCGAGGGGCCTCACTGGTCGAGTGCAGAGGCGGAGATGTTCGCTGCGACTGCGCAGGCGAGAGCACAGGCTGCGCGGCAGCTGGACCAGGTACGTGATGACTTGGCGCGAGATGGTGTGGCTGCGAAGGCTCGATTGGTGCTAGGGAATCCGACCGAGCATATTTGTCTCGCCGCCAAGGATACGGGGGTGGAGCTGCTCGTTCTTGGGCTTCAGGGACAAACCAACTTGCTGCACGGGCTCATCGGCAGTACGACGGAATGGCTTGTGAAGGAAGGGCCATGTCCGGTGTTTGCTGTACCGGGGCAGCGTGAAGGAACAGGTGGGACATCATCGGCAAGCGGACGATTGATCCGGCATATCCTCGCCCCACTGGATTTTTCGAGCCCTTCGTTGGATGCTGTCGAATATGCCATTCATCTGGCCAAGGGGCTTGGTGCCGCGTTGACGTTGATGCATGTGTTGGAGCCGGTGGGCTACGACTTGGATTGCGGACTTGGCTTGATTGAAGAGGAAACGCGCAAGCGTGACTATTGGAACAGGCAACTGATGGACCTCAGAGACGTCATCACATCGTTTGGGCTGCCGACGGACCTTGAAATTTCAGGCGGCCTGCCGTCCGATGCGATTCTGGCCTGCGCGTTGCGGCGTCACTCGGATCTCATCGTCATGGGGACGCATGGTCGCCGCGAGGTGTCCGAAGCGCAGTTTGGAAGCGTGGCGCAGGCGGTGTTGCGCCGGGCGACCTGTCCGATTGTGACGGTGAAAACGCACACATTCGCAGAGGGACACCGTCGGGTGTTGCCGTCAGCGATGAGAGAGACCGACAGTAAGGGAGTAGAACTATGA
- the rnk gene encoding nucleoside diphosphate kinase regulator: protein MKQRDIYITEFDVTRLRDVLKARLRVGARDRDHLDTLEHELDRAHVVDPSAIPKDVVTMNSQVRIQDVDTGTETVYTLVFPSDASIPEKKLSILAPIGTALLGVRAGETVDWPVPAGVRTVRISEILYQPEAAGDYHL, encoded by the coding sequence ATGAAACAGCGCGATATCTATATTACGGAATTCGATGTGACTCGTCTCAGAGATGTCCTGAAGGCTCGCCTCCGTGTTGGGGCGCGAGACCGGGATCACTTGGATACGTTAGAACATGAGCTCGATCGTGCCCATGTCGTCGATCCATCCGCCATTCCCAAGGATGTGGTGACGATGAACTCACAAGTCCGGATACAAGACGTCGATACAGGTACGGAGACTGTCTATACGTTGGTGTTTCCTTCCGATGCCAGCATCCCGGAGAAGAAGCTCTCCATCCTTGCGCCGATCGGGACGGCCCTGTTGGGGGTGCGGGCGGGCGAGACAGTGGATTGGCCCGTGCCGGCCGGGGTGCGAACTGTGCGTATCAGTGAGATCCTGTACCAACCCGAAGCCGCAGGCGATTACCATCTCTAG
- a CDS encoding YbaK/EbsC family protein has translation MAISEVLKAYLDHEHVHYDVLPHPEAFRAALVAQTLRTPMKEIAKVVVVKADTRFVMTVLPASWNVNLPRLRDLLMSQHVRLATEDEIKNLFPDCELGAMPPFGNLYGLHVYVDQSLTEDEEITFQAGTHSDAIRMRYWDFAALVFPVVTEFHQMSSEVA, from the coding sequence ATGGCCATCTCAGAGGTTCTCAAAGCGTATCTCGATCACGAACATGTTCACTATGATGTGTTGCCTCACCCGGAAGCGTTTCGCGCCGCGCTCGTCGCACAGACACTTCGTACCCCGATGAAGGAAATCGCCAAAGTGGTGGTGGTCAAGGCGGATACCCGTTTCGTGATGACAGTCCTGCCGGCCAGTTGGAACGTGAATCTCCCCCGACTCCGCGATCTCTTGATGTCCCAGCATGTACGGCTCGCGACCGAGGATGAGATCAAAAACCTATTCCCCGATTGCGAGTTGGGTGCGATGCCTCCCTTCGGAAATCTGTATGGGCTTCATGTCTATGTGGATCAATCACTGACGGAGGACGAGGAAATCACCTTTCAGGCCGGCACCCATTCCGACGCCATTCGCATGCGCTATTGGGACTTCGCGGCCCTCGTGTTCCCGGTGGTGACGGAATTTCACCAGATGTCCTCAGAGGTCGCGTGA